GAGCCAGTCTTTCAATGtctgagaaataaaaacatacttGATAGATTAAAGATGGGAAGAAACATTCTTAAAGTTCTCCTGAGTGTAGGAAGGGGGATCTAAGGCTTTTAGGGTATCACACTCTATTTATGAGACTTAACAGAAGGGACAAATCCGGAAAGTCTCACGCATCCCACCAAATTCTCCTAAGTAGCTGATTTCTTGCTATTTCCTGTCGCCACACTTGCACCTTGATGTAAAGAGTGGACCAGCTCACTGCTGTTCAGGCACAGATCTCTGACAGGAACCTGGACAGGGGTTCCAAGTTTAGggaaaataaggtagaaagctCAGAATCAGGAAGTCAAAGCTGATGATGTCCCTGAATGCTTTCCTCTACGTTTTCCACAGGAGCATTGTTCAAACACAAAGTTCGCCATGGAGCTAAGTGAAGAAGCTGCCATTTGTAGTGAATGGTAGAGGGTGACCTTGAGTGGAGGTGACCAGGGGGGTCAGGATGTCACATTGCTCCAGGAGAAGGACCGGCAAAGACAGTCAGCCAGAGTGCTGGCTGACCCCCTCCCCTGCTCCTGACTGCAATTGCTTGGCATTTCACTGCCAACAAATTAATGAGCTCTTTTACATGAAAACACAATGATAACTCCAAGAGAACACTGGATGGAAGGCTAAACAACCTGTTCTGCATAAGACTTTTAACATCTGTGTTAGACAAAATGCTGTGAGTTAATGAGTTAATATTTTAGACTCAAGTGGAGGgtttttttcttcaaacatttAGAGTTTATTTATGCTATTTTAAGAATTTCAAAAGCTCTTTCAAAAACCAGGGTTTGGTCTAAAGTGACTCAGAAGAGCTGGCTCTGTAAGAGAAAGGTTGTGGGAGAGGGAAGGGCCTTATACTGAGCAAAAAGAGTTATTGCCTTCAAATGTCAGCATGCGACATGAATTAagaggtgacttttttttttaaagtttgagagCTATAATTCTTTTAAAACCTTCTAACAATTCCCAGAGAGTTAAAGCAAAATGAATCTGATTATTTTGTTGTACATGGAAATTTAGAAACAATTTGTCAGTTACAAATTGTATTTCTATAATTTTCTAATACAAGAATCTTAGTGTTACAAAATTCAACTGATTGAAGTTATGGGCAGATCTCAGTGGAGATGATTCCTTTCTGAGGATTGAGCTTTTGACTTTAAATTTGGTTATTCTACTATTTATGAAGTGGTCAAGTCCATAACTACCCCCTCAGCTTCCCTGTAGTCCaaaaaaattaggaaacagaAATTAGAAAAGGAAAGTGGATTAATTGACAGTGTGGCCCAGTCGGGGAGAGAAAGAATCTGTCTCTTCTTCCATAGATCTGTGATAATTTTGCAATGTATAGACAACTATGAATGGAACCAGAGAGATGTAGACTCAGCTGTGAGACTCCTTGCTGCTCCTTTCCCACGGGTACCTCCACTGCTCCATTCTTAGTTACAGAGAGGCAAAAGTGTCTCTCTTTAGAATTAGCGTGGCTAGCCCATGATCCAAGCACAGGATCATAGCTTTCATACTACTGAAGGAACCCATGGATGTAAGATGTAAAATTAGAGGAAGTTATCCCTTTCATTAAAATTGGTTTTGAGTTAGAAAGTTACAACACACCCTGATCCACTGTGGCGTTATACCTTCCCTTACACATTCTCACATTAGAACACGGTGCATATCCACACGGAGCGGCAGAACAACTCTCATAACAGCAATTTATACACACTCATAACAGTGTGTCAACTAGGTGTTGACTTGGCAGCTCTTCCTCACCTCAAgagaacgaacaaacaaacaaacaaacaaacaaaacaaaacaacaaactgtGGCTGCCCTTCTCAGCTCTAGAGAGGGAGCATGGAATGTGGGCCCTTCCAATCCTTCAAATCTTTCCTCAGCCACTTCACTGTGTGAGTCTGGGCAACTTCCCTGATCTTTCCTTTGCCTCGGCTTCTTATCAgcaactggggggtggggggtgtaaaTACTCTCCTCTTTGTAGGTTTGTTGGCTGATTAAATCAATTTATCTAAAGTTTTAGGACAATTCACCAACAGATCCTCCATAGGAAGACACAGTAATTACTGAAATAGGAAGGCTCACTGTCCGCAAACTTGCACGAGCCAAAGGCGACTTAGTTTCTTAATGTTGTTTTAGCGCATCCAGACTGTTAGTTCAGCCAGGCAAACTGTTTTCAATGAGGCCGACACTACGTAGACAAAATATCTCTTCTTTGTGACCTAGTATAAAATggtcaaaaatgaaataaaagagatGGTGGCTGAGGGCTCTGGCAATCGGACAAGCTTGGGAGTGGTATTAAAGAAGGCATTCTATTCGGGTGGCCTGGCAGGCCCCTGTAAACATCAGGATATTTAAGTAGGAAGTCAGAGCCCATTGTGGTCCACCCAATGGATGTCTCTCCAGTGTAACAGAGCTCCAGATTGCTATCAGTGCAACACAGCTGCCTCCTGTTCCTCTAAGCCTGGTCATTTCCTCTACTGAGTTGAATGTAAGAACCACCCACTGGCGTGGGTCTCGGCATTATAGGTTTTTAGGTCAAACAGGAACCCCAGGGAATGCCTGAAAAAGCCAAGCACATAGTTACATCTGCCCAGACCGGATGACATGAAGCTACTGCTGTTGTGTGTAGCAAAGTCCACACTTGAGTGACATTCCCTGCTGGAGCATTGGAGGAAGCCGGGAGCGTGTGTGATCTGGCTAAGAGCTTGGTTCAGAAGTGGCTGAAGTTTTTCTGGAAGGCTCCGTGTGAGACCTTGGTTCATCTTAGAAGACTGAACAGTGCCGGGTGGCCTTCATTGTCATCTTCACCTAGGCCTGCCATGGATGAGACACAGGAGTCTCTAGCCTTGACTGTGCATCTTCTTGCTGACACTGGGAACGGTTCGCTTCTGCAGCAGGCTCTGGACCAACTCCTGGATTGCATCTGCCCAGAGGTGCGTCTCTTCCTGGTGTCCGAACGGGCCAGACCAGTGAATTACCATGAAAAGTACCATCCCTGGAGGGCCCGCTTCCCAGGGATGTCTGTTTTGCTCTTTCTTCAGGAAAGCTTGGGACAGGAGCGGCTGTTTCGAGTCTTGGACTTCCTACAGCATTCACCCTGGCAGGGTTTCcctacccagcatgcacaggggAGGCCTTGTCCCTATCTCCCTGCCAATCAGGAATTCTACAGCCTGCACAACCAGATGCCAGTGTGGGGCATGAGGCCGGTGCATTGTGGCACTGATATCCTCAGAGTGACTCTGTATTGCAGTTTTGATAACTACGAAGACGCCATCAGACTGTATGAGATGATCCTACAGAGAGATGCCACCATTCAAAAGAGcaacttctgtttctttgttctctATGCCTCCGAGGGCTTCAGCCTGCAGCTCTCTCTGAAGCAGCTGCCCCTGGGAATGCCAGTGGACCCCAAAGAGTCTTCTGTGCTGCAGTTCAAGGTTCAAGAGATTGGCCAGCTGGTGCCTCTTCTCCCCAATCCATGTGTGCCCATCAGCAGCACCAGGTGGCAGACTCAGGACTATGATGGCAACAAGATTCTGCTGCAGGTATTTCATTTGTTACGTTTCTGGTGTGTAACACGGTTACTAgggttggtaggaccagaaccagGGCTCTGGAAATTCAGACAAGTTAGGCTTGGCCATCCATCCTCAATAGccaattaaaaagacaaataattgCCGGGCAattggtggcgcacgtctttaatcccagcactcgggagaaggagccaggcggatctctgtgagttcaaggccagcctgggctaccaagtgagtcccaggaaaggcgcaaagctacacagagaaaccctgtctcgaaaagccaaaaaacaaacaaacaaacaaaaagatgaataatagtgaaagacagagaaaggagatcTATTCAAAACTGATATATTGGGAGAAGAATAAAGGAAGATGTCCAGTGGCCCCTCCCCCTGACATGAAGcttaggtttaaatagagggcaAGAAGTATGCATAGATAACTAAGCAGTCCTGGTCTGGGTGTGGTCCCAGTTATCATCCATCTGTCACCGTCTCAGCTCCAACCTCTACTGCAGAAGAACAGCCGGGCAAGTGGCGGAATCGTTCTGGGAGTCAAGCTCCTCCTCTGGCAACCATCAGGGCCCAGCTTTCCCTCCTCtgcagcatgagattcctggggaaaacTGAGTTTCTTGGAATCCATTGTGTCATtagtctgatagccaaagggagGGGCACACGCATGTCTTTAAAATAGCCTCATCCCGGTCAGGACAGTCACACGAGCACACGGAAAGGTGTGATGCTCTCTCTGGATGGACCCCGGAGGTAATTTACTCAGTGGTTTTCAAACTGATTGTATAGTAAGAAATTTGGGAGGCCTTAGACTTATTCATGCCAAGGTGCACCACAGTCTCGTTAGATCAGCAAGCCTAGTGGGACCCAGAGCATTTCTTAGAAAAGAATAAGAGAGCTCCTTGTGTGATTCTAATATATGCTGCAGTTGATGGTCAGACTTTAGACTCTACAGGCTCCTCATGTGACAGGTGAGAACTATCTTGTAGCTAAAAAGCTGGAGAGTCAGACCATGCTGCCTCCCCAGAATGCCCTTCACCATGCCTGTCACTTGTCCACGCACACGTTGCCCACTCAGCTGCAGTAATAATATTACTGGAAATTCTGGGAGCATCTTGTCAGAATCGCACATGTTACTAGGATAATGGAGCTCTCTCCTTTcagttcttagtctcattaacaAAGAAATTTGACAGACtcaggcagaaactcaaggacaGATTTCTTGGAGttcaaaagaagaaggagaagaagatgagaaggaagaggaggaggaggggaaggaggaacaaTTCAGTACAGGAAAGCCGTAAATCTTAGCAGCTGCCAGAGTA
The nucleotide sequence above comes from Peromyscus eremicus chromosome 13, PerEre_H2_v1, whole genome shotgun sequence. Encoded proteins:
- the Fam124b gene encoding protein FAM124B, which produces MDETQESLALTVHLLADTGNGSLLQQALDQLLDCICPEVRLFLVSERARPVNYHEKYHPWRARFPGMSVLLFLQESLGQERLFRVLDFLQHSPWQGFPTQHAQGRPCPYLPANQEFYSLHNQMPVWGMRPVHCGTDILRVTLYCSFDNYEDAIRLYEMILQRDATIQKSNFCFFVLYASEGFSLQLSLKQLPLGMPVDPKESSVLQFKVQEIGQLVPLLPNPCVPISSTRWQTQDYDGNKILLQVQPKAGLGVRNGECSFLHGSVRGDRHGQGSRLNLVPTQRTLETRSRRNRSRRFKVHSLELPQPSGTSETSSDPLWRSPGWSSLADSAAKGMRQYRLSIPIEPETRMDVLKENSSQKLEAETNVDTGFTIINSKPRQSFLSRFPRDFQSSQTPRRLSGSSFEATASPNQKVFKDRLRPLSLPGQRDFGAKTRISKCPVQGGEKEEFFI